A single Salmo trutta chromosome 14, fSalTru1.1, whole genome shotgun sequence DNA region contains:
- the LOC115208155 gene encoding uncharacterized protein LOC115208155, protein MSAQPPAKEATPCEYAGILGDSSESDQEPSPEDQLAASWENLPILERLGLGIGTEMTEEEVESAFTQLALAFRCDRYTLAQRLQAEEHDRTVAQENLNLELESARDTLQSLRGRCVDTERSEMLSCIEASLDTVLDGVSDIIAAAEMLGVVHQEARVCCSVEIMEVHVEHLKRRHAVESAELLETRKQLHRSRGRNHSDSEEGDVRNRFVRRDSLQTLTRRRVSVTLIPTGSQLSDLDTRFQEGCRAGADTDSQGPEAGSVNQASRPSEMMSPLAIPSPHSTLLIRQSSTQSSQSLEDESERAPHTSSLQMTLRHRRRSAVLEGEAEAQGSGVESATGSRAGSIAGTAEPSELSMAESVFTSEPLEVLSEQNLLASWLSYCRWVLVVLLLLALSFFILLRFLLWGLRVPHHSPSF, encoded by the exons ATGAGTGCACAG CCCCCTGCTAAGGAGGCCACTCCCTGTGAGTATGCTGGCATACTAGGGGACAGCTCGGAGTCTGACCAAG agCCCAGTCCAGAGGACCAGCTGGCTGCCTCCTGGGAGAACCTTCCTATACTGGAAAGACTGGGCCTCGGCAT TGGTACAGAGATGActgaagaggaggtagag AGTGCATTTACCCAGCTGGCTCTGGCGTTCCGTTGTGACCGGTACACCCTGGCCCAGAGACTGCAGGCTGAGGAACACGACAGAACCGTGGCCCAGGAGAACCTCAACCTGGAACTGGAGAGTGCCAGAGACACTCTGCAG TCTCTGAGAGGTAGGTGTGTAGACACTGAGCGGTCAGAGATGCTGAGTTGTATCGAGGCCAGTCTAGACACAGTGCTGGACGGCGTGAGTGACATCATCGCTGCTGCTGAGATGCTGGGGGTCGTGCACCAG GAAGCGCGTGTTTGTTGTTCTGTGGAAATTATGGAGGTTCATGTGGAACACCTGAAGCGTCGACATGCTGTGGAGAGCGCCGAGCTGCTGGAGACCAGGAAGCAGCTCCACCGCAGCCGGGGAAGGAATCACAGTGACTCAG AGGAAGGAGACGTCAGGAATCGGTTTGTCAGACGAGACTCCCTACAG ACCCTCACTCGGCGAAGAGTCAGCGTAACACTGATCCCAACGGGGTCCCAG CTCAGCGACCTAGATACCAGGTTCCAGGAGGGTTGCAGGGCCGGTGCTGACACTGACAGCCAGGGGCCAGAAGCAGGCAGTGTGAACCAAGCCAGCAG GCCCTCTGAGATGATGTCCCCCCTGGCAATCCCATCCCCCCACTCCACCCTCCTCATTAGACAGAGCTCAACACAGAGCTCCCAGAGCCTGGAggacgagagcgagagagccccTCACACCAG ttccCTGCAGATGACGCTACGTCACAGGCGGAGGTCTGCCGTCCTGGAGGGTGAGGCCGAAGCCCAGGGGTCAGGGGTGGAGTCAGCAACGGGGTCAAGAGCAGGGTCAATAGCTGGCACAGCCGAGCCCAGTGAGCTCTCTATGGCCGAATCAGTCTTCACCTCAGAGCC GCTAGAGGTTCTGTCAGAGCAGAATCTCCTAGCATCCTGGCTGTCTTACTGTCGCTGGGTCCTGGTGGTACTGCTcctcctggctctctctttcttcatcttGCTGCGGTTCCTACTCTGGGGCCTGAGGGTTCCTCACCACAGCCCTAGCTTCTGA